One Littorina saxatilis isolate snail1 linkage group LG12, US_GU_Lsax_2.0, whole genome shotgun sequence genomic region harbors:
- the LOC138982372 gene encoding peptidoglycan-recognition protein SC2-like, with translation MKLFVVVLGLLLADSRHADAAECACATGNLHVRSGAGTSHGILHTMAPGDCLPYHGDSTHVGTMVWYHLDFHGKSGWAASGWLTLKACGSSSHGGTQLAGCPHIVSRAEWGARAPKHAPGNMGALPIYVFIHHGTGPGCHDKASCIQKVKGYQNYHMDGHGWSDIGYNFVVGEDGNAYEARGWKEIGAHTKGYNSNGIAICVIGDFTSHVPNAAALNTVKQLIECGLKNHHISPSYTLKGHRDVGATACPGTAFYNLIHSWSHYASGTKHFG, from the exons ATGAAG TTGTTCGTCGTCGTTCTGGGTCTGCTGCTGGCTGACAGTCGCCATGCTGACGCAGCCgagtgcgcatgcgcgactggcAACCTGCACGTGCGGTCCGGAGCGGGCACGAGCCACGGCATCCTTCACACCATGGCGCCCGGGGACTGTCTGCCCTACCACGGGGACTCCACACACGTGGGCACCATGGTCTGGTACCACCTCGACTTTCATGGCAAG AGTGGATGGGCAGCTTCAGGTTGGCTGACATTGAAAGCTTGCGGCA GCAGTTCCCACGGTGGCACTCAGCTGGCAGGCTGCCCTCACATCGTGTCGAGAGCAGAGTGGGGGGCCAGAGCCCCCAAACACGCCCCCGGCAACATGGGCGCTCTGCCCATCTACGTCTTCATCCATCACGGCACGGGCCCTGGCTGTCACGACAAGGCCAGCTGTATCCAGAAAGTCAAGGGCTACCAGAACTACCACATGGATGGACATG GCTGGTCCGACATCGGCTACAACTTCGTGGTGGGAGAGGACGGGAATGCTTATGAAGCCAGAGGCTGGAAGGAAATCGGCGCTCACACCAAGGGTTACAACTCAAACGGCATTG caaTTTGCGTCATCGGTGACTTCACGAGTCACGTGCCTAACGCGGCGGCCCTCAACACCGTGAAGCAGCTGATAGAGTGTGGACTGAAGAACCACCACATCTCCCCCTCCTACACCCTCAAAGGGCACCGTGACGTGGGCGCCACGGCGTGCCCGGGCACCGCATTCTACAACCTCATCCACTCCTGGTCGCACTACGCTTCGGGCACCAAGCACTTCGGGTAG